A genomic region of Oryza glaberrima chromosome 1, OglaRS2, whole genome shotgun sequence contains the following coding sequences:
- the LOC127767496 gene encoding heavy metal-associated isoprenylated plant protein 6-like, with product MAAESETPRITELHVRMDCNGCEHKIRKTLRAIDGVSEVYVDAASQKVTVVGIADPERIVKAIRKTKRVPTIFSHTDPAAPPPPPAEGEAAPPPEEAPAAEPAPSEAAPPPPAEADQAAAPPATDATVIHMVHDYPYTHDHHHGHGHHLFGRDHWPASHHPAGGMVNYGGGAPYYAAHSYSHRASPYLSEYGYVGSPAHHEGRFYSSHDYYYPAAAGGRGKGDGSQITSMFSDENPNACTIS from the exons ATGGCTGCAGAATCAGAG ACGCCGCGAATAACAGAGCTTCATGTGAGGATGGACTGCAATGGCTGCGAGCACAAGATCAGGAAGACTCTGCGTGCCATTGATG GTGTGAGCGAGGTGTACGTAGATGCAGCGAGCCAGAAGGTGACGGTGGTCGGGATCGCCGACCCGGAGAGGATCGTCAAGGCGATCAGGAAGACCAAGAGGGTCCCCACCATCTTCTCCCACACcgacccggcggcgccgccgccgccgccggccgaaggcgaggccgcgccaccgccggaggAAGCACCGGCCGCGGAGCCGGCACCATCAgaagcggcgccgccgccgccggcggaagCCGACCAGGCGGCGGCTCCCCCGGCCACCGACGCCACCGTCATACACATGGTGCACGACTACCCGTACACCcacgaccaccaccacggccacggccaccaccTGTTCGGCCGGGACCACTGGCCGGCGAGCCACCATCCCGCCGGCGGCATGGTCaactacggcggcggcgcgccgtacTACGCCGCGCACAGCTACAGCCACAGGGCGAGCCCGTACCTCTCGGAGTACGGCTACGTCGGCTCTCCGGCTCACCATGAGGGCAGATTCTACAGCAGCCATGATTACTACTACCCTGCAGCTGCTGGTGGCAGAGGGAAGGGAGATGGAAGCCAGATCACCTCCATGTTCAGCGATGAGAACCCTAATGCATGCACCATATCCTAA